A window of the Fundidesulfovibrio magnetotacticus genome harbors these coding sequences:
- a CDS encoding (2Fe-2S) ferredoxin domain-containing protein, whose protein sequence is MVNKPKHHILVCNSFRAKGEPKGVCFKQGGSLLQYMETEILDRGLDVLITGSGCLKQCEDGPVMIVYPEAWWYGHVDSEEKVDEILDALENGQPCEDLLL, encoded by the coding sequence ATGGTGAACAAGCCGAAGCATCACATACTGGTCTGCAACAGCTTCCGCGCCAAGGGCGAGCCCAAGGGCGTGTGCTTCAAGCAGGGGGGCAGCCTGCTCCAGTACATGGAGACGGAGATTCTGGATCGCGGTCTGGACGTCCTGATCACCGGCTCGGGCTGCCTGAAGCAGTGCGAGGACGGCCCGGTGATGATCGTCTACCCCGAGGCCTGGTGGTACGGCCACGTGGACTCGGAGGAGAAGGTGGACGAGATCCTCGACGCCCTGGAGAACGGCCAGCCCTGCGAGGACCTGCTGCTCTAA